The Impatiens glandulifera chromosome 3, dImpGla2.1, whole genome shotgun sequence genome contains a region encoding:
- the LOC124932912 gene encoding uncharacterized protein LOC124932912 has translation MERGVVNLHQSEVEEDKLRYQRLLEDYLRLQKGLVSKKRKMQNLKQKRFVLQAEVRFLRKRYQDILKTRSSMPKKRKRNQTNTNSALDDKNPYETALASFPMMENKIDETLKVEMEPGNRIRLESVSGKRKPKEKTIKKTVEKKRNRSQSNAAPVSHPIMEGMIVEDDRVEKLSKNSLVVDNTGKMGKKKRVTWQDQVVPKV, from the exons ATGGAGAGAGGTGTAGTCAATCTTCATCAATCTGAAGTCGAGGAGGATAAACTCCGTTATCAAAGGCTACTTGAGGATTATCTTCGATTGCAAAAG GGTCTTGTTTCGAAGAAGAGAAAGATGCAGAATTTGAAGCAGAAGAGATTTGTTCTTCAGGCTGAAGTTAG ATTCTTGAGAAAAAGGTATCAAGACATTCTGAAAACTCGATCTTCCATGCCCAAGAAGAGAAAGCGAAATCAGACCAATACCAATTCTGCATTGGATGATAAAAATCCTTATGAAACTGCCCTTGCTTCATTCCCAATGATG GAAAACAAAATTGATGAAACACTGAAGGTTGAAATGGAACCGGGCAATCGAATAAGATTGGAGAGTGTTTCGGGGAAGAGAAAGCcgaaagaaaaaacaatcaagAAAACagttgaaaagaaaagaaatcgtAGCCAAAGCAATGCTGCCCCGGTTTCACACCCAATAATG GAAGGAATGATTGTAGAAGATGACAGAGTTGAGAAGTTATCGAAGAATAGTTTAGTTGTTGATAATACAGGAAAAatggggaagaagaagagagttACATGGCAAGATCAGGTGGTTCCAAAGGTTTGA
- the LOC124931791 gene encoding probable protein phosphatase 2C 60, with protein sequence MGAYLSSPKTDKFSEDGENDRLRYGLSSMQGWRATMEDAHAAYPDLDASTSFFGVYDGHGGKVVAKFCAKYLHQQVLKSEAYSIGDIGSSLQKSFFRMDEMMVGQRGWRELSAMGDKLNKFGGMIEGLIWSPRSGEGNDRVNDWAFEEGPHSDFTGPDCGCTACVAVLRQNQLIVANAGDSRCVISRKGQAHNMSRDHKLDIEDERERILKAGGFIHAGRVNGTLNLTRAIGDMEFKQNKFLAPEKQIVTANPDINTVELCDDDEFIVLACDGIWDCMSSQQLVDFIHEHLKTETKLSLICEKVMDRCLAPSTSIGDGCDNMTIILVQLRGPNESIQLEKSSSSSSNQDE encoded by the exons ATGGGTGCTTATCTCAGCTCTCCAAAGACTGATAAGTTTTCTGAAGATGGTGAGAATGATAGGCTCAGATATGGGTTGTCATCCATGCAGGGTTGGCGGGCTACGATGGAAGATGCT CATGCAGCTTACCCTGATCTGGATGCTTCCACGTCATTCTTTGGTGTTTATGATGGCCATGGAG GTAAGGTTGTTGCAAAGTTTTGTGCTAAGTATCTCCATCAACAAGTGCTCAAGAGTGAAGCATATTCAATTGGAGACATAGGATCCTCACTCCAGAAATCTTTTTTCAG AATGGATGAAATGATGGTTGGACAAAGAGGGTGGAGAGAACTTTCTGCTATGGGTGATAAACTAAACAAGTTCGGTGGTATGATTGAAGGACTTATATGGTCTCCAAGAAGCGGTGAGGGAAATGACCGTGTCAATGATTGGGCTTTTGAGGAg GGACCCCATTCTGATTTTACTGGACCAGACTGCGGTTGCACAGCTTGTGTTGCAGTTCTTAGGCAAAACCAGCTTATTGTAGCTAATGCGGGTGATTCCAGATGTGTCATATCTAGAAAGGGTCAG GCACATAATATGTCGAGAGATCATAAACTTGATATTGAAGACGAAAGAGAACGGATATTGAAAGCTGGTGGCTTTATCCATGCTGGAAGAGTTAATGGAACTCTAAATCTTACAAGAGCAATAG GCGATATGGAATTTAAGCAGAATAAGTTTTTAGCACCCGAAAAGCAAATTGTTACTGCCAATCCAGATATTAATACT GTTGAGCTATGTGATGATGATGAGTTTATTGTATTAGCTTGTGATGGTATCTG GGATTGTATGTCAAGTCAGCAACTTGTAGACTTCATTCATGAACATTTGAAAACA GAAACGAAGTTGTCTCTCATATGTGAGAAAGTAATGGACCGATGTTTAGCACCATCAACATCGATTGGTGATGGATGCGACAACATGACGATAATCTTGGTGCAATTAAGGGGACCGAATGAGTCAATTCAGTTGGAGAAATCctcgtcttcttcttcaaacCAAGACGAGTAG
- the LOC124930333 gene encoding fimbrin-3-like, which translates to MSGFGGVLVSDQLLQSEFTQVELRSLKSKFSWMKAKNGKVTVGDLPALIMRLKSMSETFKKEEVHAILNDHNVDSDLNDFISHL; encoded by the exons ATGTCTGGATTTGGAGGTGTTTTGGTTTCTGATCAATTGCTTCAAAGTGAGTTCACTCAGGTTGAACTTCGTAGTCTTAAATCCAAG ttCTCATGGATGAAGGCTAAAAATGGTAAAGTTACAGTGGGAGATCTACCAGCATTGATTATGAGACTGAAGAGTATGAGTGAAACCTTCAAAAAAGAGGAGGTACACGCAATTCTGAATGATCACAATGTTGATTCGGATCTGAATGattttatttctcatttgtAG